Proteins encoded within one genomic window of Bacillus thuringiensis:
- the spoIVFB gene encoding stage IV sporulation intramembrane metalloprotease SpoIVFB, which produces MIKYRDVLTKISVHPLFWVIIVIGIFTARFKELLLLFCIVLIHELGHAFAAAHYNWRIKKIQLLPFGGVAELEEHGNKSLKEELVVVIAGPIQHIWMMAVGYMLFAVGWLDADLYYFFMWNNIIILAFNLLPIWPLDGGKVLFNVLSYRFPYLQAHEKMMKLSCVFFSVILGWQLLWNSNNIMMWILLIFLAVSLYQEWKQRRYAFMRFLLERYYGNKRGIEKIAPIEVQSEDRLYTIFTKFRRGYKHSIIVHGKYKEHYTLDENELLYAYFTEKRTTSSVEELIG; this is translated from the coding sequence TTGATTAAATATAGAGATGTTTTAACGAAGATTTCAGTGCATCCGTTGTTTTGGGTTATTATTGTCATTGGTATTTTTACGGCGCGTTTTAAAGAGTTACTACTGTTATTTTGTATCGTCCTCATCCATGAACTCGGGCATGCTTTTGCAGCTGCGCACTATAATTGGCGTATTAAAAAGATTCAACTTTTACCGTTTGGTGGTGTAGCTGAGCTTGAGGAACATGGGAATAAGTCTTTGAAAGAGGAGCTTGTTGTCGTAATTGCAGGACCTATTCAACATATTTGGATGATGGCGGTAGGATATATGTTGTTTGCAGTTGGTTGGCTTGATGCGGATTTATATTATTTCTTTATGTGGAATAATATAATTATTTTAGCGTTTAATTTACTACCTATTTGGCCGCTTGATGGTGGGAAAGTATTGTTTAACGTATTATCATATCGTTTTCCTTATTTACAAGCACATGAAAAGATGATGAAATTATCATGTGTTTTTTTTAGTGTAATACTAGGATGGCAGTTACTTTGGAATAGTAACAATATTATGATGTGGATACTACTCATATTTTTAGCGGTGTCATTATATCAAGAATGGAAACAAAGACGGTATGCATTTATGCGTTTTTTATTAGAACGTTATTATGGGAACAAAAGAGGAATTGAAAAGATTGCACCTATTGAGGTGCAATCAGAAGATCGTTTATATACAATCTTCACAAAATTTCGTAGAGGGTATAAGCACTCTATTATCGTCCATGGAAAATATAAAGAACATTACACATTGGATGAAAATGAATTGCTTTATGCATATTTTACTGAAAAACGAACAACTTCATCTGTTGAAGAATTAATCGGTTAG
- the minC gene encoding septum site-determining protein MinC: MEEKKQQNVTIKGTKDGITLHLDDCCSFSELLKELDEKLSTHYYDGDGRSLIEVHVKVGNRYLTEVQQEEIRTLIRNKKNLVVDSIESDVITKAEAIAWKEETEIVPISKIVRSGQVLHVKGNLLLIGDVNPGGTVIAGGNIFVVGSLRGIAHAGYYGDSDAVIAASVMNPMQLRISDVAMRAPEEKEDGAEAAECAYINENNHIVVDRLQLLTHLRPNLTKLERGIV, translated from the coding sequence GTGGAAGAAAAAAAGCAACAAAATGTAACAATAAAAGGGACAAAAGACGGAATAACGCTTCATTTAGATGATTGTTGTTCATTCTCTGAATTGCTGAAAGAATTGGATGAAAAGCTTTCTACACATTACTATGATGGTGATGGGCGCTCTTTAATTGAAGTGCATGTGAAAGTGGGAAATCGTTATTTAACAGAGGTCCAACAAGAAGAGATTCGTACGTTAATTCGTAATAAAAAGAATCTGGTTGTGGATTCGATTGAAAGTGATGTTATAACGAAAGCAGAAGCAATAGCTTGGAAAGAAGAAACAGAAATTGTCCCTATTTCCAAAATTGTTCGCTCTGGACAAGTTTTACATGTAAAAGGAAATTTATTGTTAATTGGAGATGTTAATCCAGGCGGAACGGTTATCGCTGGGGGGAATATTTTTGTCGTGGGATCATTAAGAGGAATTGCACATGCTGGGTATTATGGGGATTCGGATGCTGTAATCGCTGCATCTGTTATGAACCCGATGCAACTTCGAATTAGTGATGTGGCAATGCGGGCTCCGGAAGAGAAAGAAGACGGAGCGGAGGCGGCAGAATGTGCGTATATTAATGAGAACAATCACATTGTTGTCGATCGACTGCAACTTCTCACTCATCTTAGACCTAATTTAACAAAGTTAGAAAGGGGAATTGTATAG
- the mreB gene encoding cell shape-determining protein MreB — MFGFGGFTRDLGIDLGTANTLVYVKGKGVVLREPSVVALQTDTKQIVAVGSDAKQMIGRTPGNVVALRPMKDGVIADYETTATMMKYYIQQAQKSNGFFSRKPYVMVCVPSGITAVERRAVIDATRQAGARDAYPIEEPFAAAIGANLPVWEPTGSMVVDIGGGTTEVAIISLGGIVTSQSVRVAGDDMDDSIIQYIKKSYNLMIGERTAEALKLEIGSAGEPEGIEPMEIRGRDLVSGLPKTVLIQPEEIADALKDTVDAIVESVKNTLEKTPPELAADIMDRGIVLTGGGALLRNLDKVISEETNMPVLVAEDPLDCVAIGTGKALDNIDLFKTAAR, encoded by the coding sequence ATGTTTGGATTTGGTGGCTTTACTCGCGATCTTGGAATAGACTTAGGAACTGCGAACACGCTTGTATACGTAAAAGGAAAAGGTGTAGTGTTACGTGAACCTTCAGTAGTAGCGTTACAAACTGATACGAAACAAATCGTTGCTGTAGGTAGCGATGCGAAACAAATGATTGGTCGTACACCAGGAAACGTTGTGGCACTTCGCCCGATGAAAGACGGTGTAATTGCTGATTACGAAACAACAGCAACAATGATGAAATATTACATTCAACAAGCTCAAAAATCAAATGGATTCTTCTCACGTAAACCATACGTAATGGTATGTGTACCTTCTGGTATTACAGCTGTAGAAAGACGTGCAGTAATCGATGCGACTCGTCAAGCGGGTGCTCGTGATGCTTATCCAATCGAAGAACCATTTGCAGCAGCAATCGGTGCGAACTTACCTGTTTGGGAACCAACTGGTAGCATGGTTGTTGATATCGGTGGCGGTACAACAGAAGTTGCGATCATTTCTTTAGGTGGTATTGTAACAAGTCAATCAGTTCGTGTTGCTGGTGATGATATGGATGATTCAATCATTCAGTACATTAAGAAAAGCTACAACTTAATGATTGGTGAAAGAACAGCTGAAGCATTAAAATTAGAAATCGGTTCTGCAGGCGAGCCAGAAGGTATCGAGCCTATGGAAATTCGCGGTCGTGATTTAGTAAGTGGTTTACCAAAAACAGTACTAATTCAACCTGAAGAAATTGCAGATGCATTAAAAGATACAGTAGATGCGATTGTAGAATCAGTTAAAAATACGTTAGAGAAAACTCCACCTGAATTAGCGGCAGATATTATGGACCGCGGTATCGTATTAACAGGTGGCGGGGCATTGCTACGTAACTTAGATAAAGTTATTAGTGAAGAAACAAATATGCCGGTTCTTGTTGCAGAAGACCCATTAGATTGCGTAGCAATTGGAACGGGTAAAGCATTAGACAATATCGATCTTTTCAAAACTGCTGCTCGATAA
- a CDS encoding bifunctional folylpolyglutamate synthase/dihydrofolate synthase has translation MIHTYEEAIGWIHSRLKFGIKPGLERMRWMLEELGNPERHIKCVHLAGTNGKGSTLTYMRYMLEDAKYKVGTFTSPYIETFNERISVNGTPIADEEITELVKMVKPVVEKLDETDLGEATEFEIITVMAICYFGKVNFCDVVLFETGLGGRFDSTNVIHPVLTIITNIGHDHMHILGNTLGEIAYEKAGIIKSGVPVITGVKDEEALQVIQKVAKEKHANLYEMGNHFTVLHKQSSEDGEQFDFSCPFASFEDVRISMKGSHQVGNAALALMAVMYVKTYLSFLIEEEEIRTGLQEAYWIGRFEQLQSNPDIIIDGAHNPEGIESLVKTVESHYKDKNVIVLFTALGDKQLHNMVGQLETIADEIIFTTFAFDRAISADKLASYAKKESKLVFENWKEAIDKKVEMIGENDVFIITGSLYFISEVRKYIREKN, from the coding sequence GTGATACATACATACGAAGAAGCGATAGGCTGGATTCATAGTCGGTTGAAGTTTGGTATTAAACCAGGATTAGAAAGAATGAGATGGATGCTAGAAGAGCTTGGAAATCCAGAGCGTCATATAAAATGTGTTCATCTTGCTGGTACAAATGGAAAAGGTTCAACGTTAACATATATGCGCTACATGTTAGAAGACGCAAAATATAAGGTAGGGACATTTACCTCTCCTTATATTGAAACATTTAACGAACGTATTAGTGTAAACGGAACACCAATTGCAGATGAAGAGATTACTGAACTTGTAAAGATGGTAAAGCCCGTCGTTGAAAAACTAGATGAGACGGATTTAGGGGAAGCGACTGAGTTTGAAATTATTACTGTTATGGCAATTTGTTATTTCGGTAAAGTCAATTTTTGTGATGTTGTTTTATTTGAAACAGGGCTTGGAGGGCGCTTTGATTCTACGAATGTGATTCACCCTGTTCTCACGATTATTACAAATATTGGTCACGATCATATGCATATTTTAGGTAATACACTAGGAGAAATTGCATATGAAAAGGCTGGTATTATTAAGTCAGGTGTTCCGGTTATTACTGGTGTGAAAGATGAGGAAGCATTGCAAGTCATTCAAAAGGTTGCAAAGGAAAAACATGCAAACTTATACGAGATGGGCAACCATTTTACTGTGTTACATAAACAGTCTAGCGAAGATGGAGAACAGTTCGATTTCTCTTGTCCTTTCGCCTCTTTTGAAGATGTGCGAATCTCAATGAAAGGCAGTCACCAAGTAGGAAACGCAGCACTTGCATTGATGGCAGTCATGTATGTAAAAACATACTTATCATTTTTAATTGAGGAAGAAGAAATAAGAACGGGATTACAGGAAGCGTATTGGATTGGGCGCTTTGAACAATTGCAAAGTAATCCAGATATTATTATAGATGGTGCTCATAATCCAGAAGGTATTGAAAGCCTTGTGAAAACGGTAGAATCACATTATAAAGATAAAAATGTAATAGTTTTATTTACTGCCCTTGGTGATAAGCAATTGCATAATATGGTAGGGCAATTAGAAACCATTGCGGATGAAATTATTTTTACAACATTCGCCTTTGATCGTGCTATTTCTGCTGACAAGCTTGCATCGTATGCAAAGAAAGAGTCAAAATTAGTTTTTGAAAATTGGAAAGAGGCAATTGATAAGAAGGTTGAAATGATTGGAGAAAATGATGTTTTTATCATAACAGGTTCTCTTTATTTCATTTCGGAAGTTCGAAAATATATTCGCGAGAAAAACTAG
- a CDS encoding Maf family protein — protein sequence MRKIILASGSPRRKELLELAGVPFEIIVSEVEETIGAYSSPADIVMSLALQKASVVAENNSDHIVLGADTIVTYESRILGKPSNEAEAKEMLQLLSGKTHEVYTGVAIIAKDKTVTFYERTEVTFWELTEAEIDAYVASKEPLDKAGSYGIQGKGSIFVQHIQGDYYSVVGLPIARLVRELKQFDTDIAHA from the coding sequence ATGAGAAAAATTATTTTAGCTTCAGGATCACCTCGCAGGAAGGAATTGCTTGAATTAGCAGGTGTGCCATTTGAAATTATAGTAAGTGAAGTAGAAGAAACGATAGGTGCGTATTCATCACCTGCGGATATTGTGATGTCCCTTGCTCTGCAAAAAGCATCCGTGGTAGCAGAAAATAATAGTGATCATATTGTGTTAGGTGCAGACACAATTGTTACATATGAGTCGCGTATTCTTGGAAAGCCATCTAATGAGGCTGAGGCGAAAGAAATGTTGCAATTATTATCAGGGAAAACACATGAAGTATATACTGGTGTTGCAATTATAGCAAAAGACAAAACAGTCACTTTTTATGAGCGTACAGAAGTTACGTTTTGGGAATTAACAGAAGCGGAAATTGACGCATACGTTGCATCGAAGGAACCTCTTGATAAAGCAGGAAGCTATGGGATTCAAGGAAAAGGTTCTATTTTCGTTCAACATATTCAAGGGGATTACTATAGTGTAGTCGGCCTACCAATTGCACGTCTCGTTCGGGAATTAAAACAATTTGATACTGATATAGCCCATGCGTAA
- the minD gene encoding septum site-determining protein MinD, with product MGEAIVITSGKGGVGKTTTSANIGTALALSGKKVCLIDTDIGLRNLDVVMGLENRIVFDLVDVVEGRCRLPQALIKDKRFDDLYLLPAAQTSDKSAVTPEQMDELIQVLRQDYDYILIDCPAGIEQGFKNAVAGADKAIVVTTPEVSSMRDADRIIGLLEKEDIEPPKLVINRVRSHMLHEQDMLDVDEIVRTLSIELLGVVEDDDEVIRATNTGEPVALQPSGKAALAYRNIARRLLGENVPLQAFEQEKVSVFTKMKNFFGIR from the coding sequence GTGGGAGAGGCAATAGTAATTACATCTGGAAAAGGCGGTGTAGGTAAAACTACAACGTCTGCGAACATTGGTACAGCCCTGGCGTTATCTGGAAAGAAAGTGTGCTTAATTGACACAGATATCGGTCTTCGAAACTTAGACGTAGTAATGGGGCTGGAAAATCGTATTGTATTTGATCTTGTTGATGTCGTTGAAGGGCGTTGCCGTTTACCTCAGGCTCTTATTAAAGATAAACGTTTTGATGATCTTTATTTATTACCTGCAGCACAAACGAGTGATAAATCAGCGGTAACACCTGAACAAATGGATGAATTAATACAAGTATTACGTCAAGATTATGATTACATATTAATTGATTGTCCTGCGGGGATTGAGCAGGGATTTAAAAACGCGGTAGCTGGTGCGGATAAAGCAATCGTTGTTACGACACCAGAAGTATCCTCAATGCGCGATGCAGATCGTATTATCGGGCTTTTAGAAAAAGAGGATATTGAACCACCGAAACTTGTTATTAACCGTGTGCGTAGTCATATGCTTCATGAACAGGATATGTTAGATGTTGATGAAATCGTACGTACATTGTCAATCGAGCTTCTTGGTGTTGTAGAAGATGATGATGAAGTTATTCGTGCTACAAATACAGGTGAACCTGTAGCGTTGCAACCGAGCGGAAAAGCAGCGTTAGCTTATCGCAATATTGCAAGACGTTTGTTGGGTGAGAATGTCCCATTACAAGCATTCGAACAAGAAAAGGTATCGGTATTTACAAAGATGAAAAACTTCTTTGGAATCCGTTAA
- the spoIVFA gene encoding stage IV sporulation protein SpoIVFA has protein sequence MKNRRVEEIKKRIAKRKAEQERMEEEQYFAGGNFDSETVFIEDGEKEIHPLFRKEVFFFKVLLSAILVLSVAILYKNAPPSFGGAKAVTEKVMKEEFQFATVAKWYEKQFGKPLVFYSPNEKKEGTIQQKDYAIPASGKVMQGFQKNGQGVFVQTATNATVESVNEGLVVFAGKKEELGNTVQIQHADGTESWYANLNDMSVKLYDYVSKKQKIGTVNNDANNKNGKFYFAIKKNEKFIDPIQVISFD, from the coding sequence ATGAAGAATAGACGTGTAGAAGAAATTAAAAAACGGATTGCGAAAAGGAAGGCGGAGCAAGAAAGGATGGAGGAAGAGCAGTATTTTGCTGGAGGGAATTTTGATAGTGAAACAGTATTTATTGAAGATGGAGAAAAGGAAATTCATCCTTTGTTTCGAAAAGAAGTATTTTTCTTCAAAGTATTGTTATCAGCAATATTAGTTCTTTCTGTCGCTATTTTATATAAGAATGCCCCCCCTTCTTTCGGCGGTGCTAAAGCTGTTACAGAAAAAGTGATGAAGGAAGAATTTCAGTTTGCTACTGTAGCGAAATGGTACGAAAAGCAGTTTGGAAAACCTCTCGTATTCTATTCGCCTAATGAGAAAAAAGAAGGAACCATTCAGCAAAAAGATTATGCAATCCCTGCTTCCGGAAAGGTGATGCAAGGGTTTCAAAAAAATGGCCAAGGTGTATTTGTTCAAACAGCTACAAATGCAACTGTTGAGTCAGTAAATGAAGGATTAGTTGTTTTTGCAGGCAAGAAAGAGGAACTTGGTAATACAGTTCAAATTCAGCATGCGGATGGAACGGAGTCATGGTATGCAAATTTAAATGATATGTCAGTGAAATTATATGATTACGTTTCAAAGAAACAAAAAATTGGAACAGTGAACAATGATGCAAATAATAAAAATGGTAAGTTTTATTTTGCGATAAAAAAGAATGAAAAATTTATCGACCCGATTCAGGTGATTTCATTTGATTAA
- the mreC gene encoding rod shape-determining protein MreC, with translation MPQFFLNKRLIVLLVSIILLVALIGISLKERNSLTWPEQFVKDTVGVVERVFQKPAKYVAGFFENVEDVKRTYEENKELKAKLDNYAELSGKVKQLEDDKKKLQELTGKKELNSNYTEIPATVVSRNPDKWYDLIGIDKGAQQGIKKDMAVVTSQGLVGRVKSVSQFTSSVELLSSMSRTNRVSAIVQGDEKIFGLIEGYDKEKHLLLFTKIGSDANVKADQLVVTSGLGDIFPRGLVIGTIVDVQPDAYGLTQTAYVKPAADLNDVEHIMVAKRETPSAPLE, from the coding sequence GTGCCACAGTTTTTCTTAAACAAAAGATTAATTGTTTTGTTAGTTAGTATTATTCTTCTCGTGGCATTGATTGGAATCTCATTGAAAGAACGGAACAGTTTAACATGGCCAGAGCAGTTTGTTAAAGACACTGTCGGTGTTGTAGAACGTGTATTCCAAAAGCCAGCGAAATACGTAGCTGGATTCTTCGAAAATGTAGAAGATGTAAAGCGCACGTATGAAGAAAATAAAGAATTAAAAGCAAAATTAGATAATTATGCAGAACTATCAGGAAAAGTAAAACAATTAGAAGATGATAAAAAGAAACTACAAGAGTTAACGGGTAAAAAAGAGCTAAATAGCAATTATACTGAAATTCCAGCGACTGTTGTTTCTCGTAATCCAGATAAATGGTACGATTTAATTGGAATTGATAAAGGAGCACAGCAAGGAATTAAAAAGGATATGGCTGTAGTAACTTCACAAGGTTTAGTTGGACGAGTGAAAAGTGTATCTCAGTTTACATCATCAGTAGAGTTGCTAAGTTCTATGAGCCGAACAAATCGTGTTTCTGCTATCGTACAAGGTGATGAGAAAATCTTTGGATTGATTGAAGGTTATGACAAAGAAAAGCACTTACTTCTTTTCACAAAGATCGGCTCTGATGCAAACGTAAAAGCAGATCAATTAGTAGTAACATCTGGACTTGGTGATATTTTCCCAAGAGGTCTTGTAATTGGAACAATCGTTGATGTTCAGCCGGATGCATACGGCCTAACACAAACAGCTTATGTAAAACCTGCCGCTGATTTAAATGACGTAGAGCATATTATGGTTGCTAAACGTGAAACGCCTTCAGCGCCATTAGAATAG
- the mreD gene encoding rod shape-determining protein MreD, which yields MMKILKRAALPLLLLFVFLFENMFATIVPTEVFWKDSIAAPHFFIIVLCFVTVYYSPVQGIYYGLLFGFLFDTVYTELVGIYIFAYPILAYLVYSVMKVLQLNLFIVASIVLASIVALEYYVYGFLTLLGRTHMSAYVFFTDRLLSTLLLNAIFLLIVCFPLRRYLVRLSKAMEEKEKRIF from the coding sequence ATGATGAAGATTTTAAAAAGAGCAGCTCTTCCTCTTTTGCTCCTTTTTGTTTTTTTATTTGAAAATATGTTTGCTACTATTGTTCCAACAGAGGTTTTTTGGAAAGACAGTATAGCAGCACCTCATTTCTTTATCATTGTGTTATGTTTTGTTACTGTGTACTATAGTCCGGTCCAAGGGATTTATTACGGACTATTATTTGGGTTCTTATTTGATACCGTATACACAGAACTTGTCGGTATATATATTTTTGCATATCCGATTTTAGCTTATTTAGTTTATAGTGTGATGAAGGTACTACAATTGAATTTATTTATTGTTGCTTCTATCGTACTAGCTAGCATTGTAGCATTAGAGTATTATGTGTATGGATTTTTAACTTTGTTAGGACGTACTCATATGTCGGCGTATGTCTTTTTCACAGATCGTCTCCTTTCTACTTTATTGCTAAATGCAATTTTCTTATTGATAGTTTGTTTCCCACTGAGACGATATTTAGTGCGTCTTTCAAAAGCGATGGAAGAAAAAGAAAAAAGGATTTTCTAA
- the radC gene encoding DNA repair protein RadC, which produces MNGIRDVVREEQPRERLLLEGAGSLSNRELLAVLLRTGSKEETVLKLSDKILHHFDGLRMLKDATLEELVSIHGVGIAKASQLMAAFELGRRMVRLEYQNRYSIRSPEDCARYMMEEMRFLQQEHFVCLYLNTKNQVIHRQTIFIGSLNTSIVHPREVFKEAFRRAAASIICLHNHPSGDPTPSREDIEVTKRLVECGRIIGIEVLDHIIIGDHKFVSLKEKGHI; this is translated from the coding sequence ATGAACGGTATTCGTGATGTTGTAAGGGAAGAACAGCCACGGGAGCGTTTATTGTTAGAAGGAGCTGGGAGTTTATCAAACCGAGAGCTTCTTGCAGTATTACTCAGAACAGGTTCTAAAGAAGAAACAGTTTTAAAGTTATCAGATAAAATTTTGCATCACTTTGATGGTTTACGTATGTTGAAAGACGCAACGTTAGAAGAGTTAGTTAGTATACATGGTGTTGGGATTGCGAAGGCATCACAGCTCATGGCTGCTTTTGAACTAGGTAGAAGAATGGTACGTTTAGAATATCAAAATAGATATAGCATACGAAGTCCGGAAGATTGTGCAAGATATATGATGGAAGAAATGCGATTCCTTCAGCAGGAGCATTTTGTATGTTTATATTTGAACACAAAAAATCAAGTTATACATAGACAAACGATTTTTATTGGAAGTTTAAATACGTCAATTGTACACCCGCGAGAAGTTTTTAAAGAAGCATTTCGCCGAGCTGCAGCCTCTATCATATGTCTCCATAACCATCCCTCAGGAGATCCCACGCCGAGCCGAGAAGATATTGAAGTAACAAAGCGCTTAGTAGAATGCGGCCGGATTATCGGAATTGAAGTGCTTGATCATATTATAATAGGTGACCATAAATTCGTGAGTTTAAAGGAAAAAGGTCATATTTAA